The genomic window TGTAGGAAAATGCAAAAGACTGGAAAATTGACGGGGATTGATTCTAAATTTGTCACTTGCCCCCCCTTATTTCGTTTCCAAAACATTGCAGAGCACAAAGAGTCCGAAGGAATTCGCAGAGGGACTGGTGAAAGATGCCCATCAGTACAATGGGTTCAACCTGATCTTAGCTGACATTTCATCCAAAAGCATGGTCTATCTCTCCAACAGGCCCGAAGGTGAACCTGTTGTCATTCAAGAGGTTTCTCCTGGCCTTCATGTGCTTTCAAATGCAAAGCTGGACTCCCCCTGGCACAAGGTCAGGAATGCATTGCACTTCAATACATTAATAAAACTAACAAcgcagataaaataaaaataaaaagaagccaAATTGGCCATATTGAAGATCTATGAAGTAAGTGATTTTGGATGAGAACGGAGACAGCAAATTCAGTAACAAATATTCAGTTGGTCCCATTTTTTTACTCTGCAGGTACAGCGCCTTGGACTCAATTTGAAGGATCTGCTTGGCAAATATGGTGAAAGTGAAATACCTGTGAAGGAGGTGCTGGAAAAACTAATGAGGGACAAAGTTAAGGCTGACAAAAGCAGGTTGCCGGGTATCTGCTCTATTGACTGGGAATTCAATCTAAGCTCCATATTTGTTGAAATAGACACCCCACTggtaaaaattaacatgtttgaTTTACCACTTAATCATTCCATGAGAACCCTTCGCcttataatcattaattaatacttATTGTCTAACGAACAGGGATGCTATGGCACAAGGAGCACTGCTGCACTGACCATAGGAGCAGGTGGAGAAGTAAGCTTTTATGAAATCTATCTTGAAAAGAACGTCTGGAAGGAAAGCACTGTGAACTATCGCATTCAAAAGCTGAATTAGATTTGAGATAGAGATGGTTGAACTCATTAAGGGAATATAAATAAGAGGCGGCACATTCATCAATTGCATGTGTTTGTGCGGCTTGGTTAATGCATTCTGTAAATGTGGGTTGGCAGGTCAGATGGTTTATCATAATCATTTATATCAGTTACGCAATTCTATATGTGGAATGTGGGCAAAACACGAaggtcgatttttttttcaaaaacaatgcAATGCTAGTGGATGAAGGGTCCGAGAAGCTACCAAAATAACCTCCATAAACTAGAATTAACAGTTAGTCTAAGTGAGAGTTTGTCAATTGATGTCCCAGGCATCAAGAAAAGTTAAAACTAACATGTGCAACGCGTTCACGTAATATTGTTCAAATGAGCATACCGCTATGcatgaataattaaatgataaaagttGAAAAACTCATTTCAAGTGCTCAATAAAATACAGTGGAGTTGTTTCAAATCTCATAAGTTGCCCATCAGAAATTATTAACTGTCAAGTAATTCCTTTATTCTTGCACTAAAATGGTAATGTCTGTGTTTCCTCTGTGTTTGTTTCAACTAACCTCGTTTCTCTTTTGAGTTGCAACAACCCTGCTGCCATTTCCTTGCTAAACTTGAATCCTGCCATTTCTGCCTCCTTCCACACCTCCTTGCACTTTGCCAGCCGCCCAGAAACCATATAAAGTGTAATCAAGTTCCTGTATATGTCATATGTCGGAGAGAGGCCTGCTTCCTTGAGTTTCGAAAAATATCTTACAGCCCTCGGCAGATCATTCAAGGCAACAAAAAGCTTTATAACCACACGATAAGCCGTGAGATCAAAGAGACAATCTGAACCCTCCATTTCCCAAACTACAGCCAACGCCTCCCTATATTTACTCTCTGAGTAACGACTGTGAATAAGAGTAGTGTACATAACTACGCTTGGCTCATGCCCAGATTGTCTAAACCAGTTAAACAGGCTTTCCACAGCTTCAAATTTCCCAAGCTTAATGCAAACTTTCATTACAGCAGTACAATCCTGCTGGCTTAAATTCAAATCTTCTCTTTCCGCAAGTTCATCCAATAAGGCTTCTGCAAGCACATGTTTATCGGGGTTCTTCCCCAGCTCCAGTATAATCTTTGCATACACACTAGGGTCTAACATTCTTTTACCATCCTTGGCAACTGAAATAAGCTTCCAGGCAAGCTTTAAGCTACCACCTCTAATCAACCCTTTAACCATTGCTTCAATCACTCGCCTGCTGGCCAAATTAGTAAACTTCTCCAAGTTGAATGGCACTTTCAAGTCATGATTCCTTGCCAAAACTTCAACTGTGGAAGCCAAAACACGATCATCAGGGAAAAGCCGAGGCTGCTTCTGAACCCAACAGAATGTCTGCAGAGCTCTCTCAGGAAGACCCAGATGACCCAACTCTCGAATTGTTAAGGATAATGACCCCTTGTGCAGGTAACGAGAGCAATTATCAAGAACTACAGACACATCTTGATCTGGGCTAAGGCGTTTAATCTCCTTGGCTAGACCGATAAGAAAACTTGGGTTCTTATAAATTTGACTGGATATAGATGCCCGACTCAAGGAAACCTgtttattaacatgttttttcgGTGCAGGAAGTCCTAAAGGTCTTAACTTGTAAGGAACAGGAAGAGGGAGAGGTCTTTCTCTACCTAGTTTCCCAGGTTTTTGAGGGATTCTCCCCCGAAAAAGAGATGATATTGCTTCAATCTCTTCTGATTCCCAAACTATCTCGCCATTATTTACTTCaatttcctcctcctcctcctcttcagTCAAGTCATCACTGTGATCTTGAACTGAATCTGTTTGAGGCTTCTTCAAGAACAAATTCACCCCAAAATCAGGAGGAAGCTTGGAGCGTCGCGGATAACGAATGTTTTTAGGTATCTTTCTGTAGCAGATTCTTGTACTGGAATGTGCCATCAAAATCATGCTGCTGCTCTTTAAGACATTACTTGCCGTTGGCAGTATAGGGTGTAAACTGATAGATGTCAACTTCCAGTCCATTGCCTTGGACATTAGATTTCAAGAAACATTTAAAGTGATAAATGTGTCCCAGTTGCTCTCAGGAATTTCTTCGAACACTTGGCAGACCACCTGCTTACTAAGGCCCGCCACTCAGCAATCGAAGGTTGCTTCATGAAATGGAAAGCAAGAGATTATGAGCTTCCATCGACCATTCGGTTTATGGGAGACTTTCTTCCTCTGTGGATTTTTCTTTTGCACCGTATTTTCTGATCTCTCCCTCCGTTTTCTCTTTGAATTTGGTGCGAAAAACAGTTAAGTGACGGGTATTTTTCCTTCAGAAAACGAAGCGGGCAAGTTTATAATCCACGAATGACATGTCATTCCCTTGTCAAGTACACGTCATTGTTGCGTTTGGTGGTTGAAAAAACATGAGacgtttttctgttttttattaacGTTAGTGTTTCCAAGCGTTATTCTAGTTTAACTAATTTCACGTGTCTttgaattgaatatattttgattaattttataaattttaaaattaataattttataaatctttaataatcttaaaatttataaaacttgaactagaaatttttataaaataaatttaaaaattgatcaGTTGAGCTATACTTAAaggtgattattttcagttcggttcagtttttatcaaaataaataaccaaatcgaattttttataaaaaaaccaaaactggtttagcttggtttttttctggttttttcggtttggattcgattcggtttttttaatttcaggcttataaaactgaaccagttggttttttcaaaattttaatcaatttttttttacggtttgatttttttagttttttttttcaatttaattaatttttcagtttttttactcacctcTAAGTATACCTCTCGGAATTagatatatattcttttaacaCACCCTGTTTCCAGCCTTTTATCTTAAAGGCATTTATCTCGatgagaatataaaaatcatgccCCGcgtccttttcattttaaaactattccaatagcatttttattttaaatctctaTGAACAATCACAGAAACAATAACCAAAACAGCCAAAATTAAATCCATAGAGGCAGCCATAGATGTTGGTTCTGCTATATTAAGAATAAAGTTAAAAGGTACGACTAAAAcatggtatttgttttttatataattattggctttttttttaatttaatctttatattacatgtttttattagattttgagttgataatttattttaatttgatttttatatggttattgtggtattaaaaaaaatatcttagtaTTGTGTTGGTATCAGAAAAATATCTCAACATTACATGTAtggtctattttaaaaaaaagtttagttaaataaaaaaaatattttaaaaaaaactgtattattaatttttgtgaaGTTAATGACCTAGTTTGTGAGTTTGGCGAAGTAACTCAAATTGTTCCGGTTCACAGGTTtgctaggattttttttcttttctgattgaACCTAATTATgtaatcatctattttttattattttataattaaaaaaatagttttgaaaaaaaaacaagttattaaattcTAGAAAGTTCATAGGCCTCTTCATAGGTGTGgcaaatttaacttttattttttaaaaaaaatttatttcatcgTTTGATATTGGGCTGgttaataattgattttcataatttattttattttttttatatgatttgacACTTGTTTTTGCAatcgtctatttttgttatcgtatagttaaataaacaatagtttaggaaaaaaaaacaagttattaatcccAATAGAGTCCATACCCAATTTGCGGGTTTGACGTGTTGACTTGTGTTATCTCATTCATGGGTTTGGCGGTTTTACTCGTGAAatctaatatgattttttttagtttttggtcctttgattttttattttttttatttcactcttctttaatatttgattggctgagaaattgaattcatgatttatttttgtttacttcTTACAAGGCTATCACGATCTCAAACAAACGTATTTTTTAGggttgatgctcaattttgcaaatatatatttttatcataaaattaaatagaaataattaacaaaagctacaaagttattaaatccattGAAATCCATGACCCAAATCACAAAGTGACCTAGGTTGATCCAATCTGGCATCgtctcaataattaaaaaattattgttttaaagtctttttaaaagttatatcatatttttaccaatcattcaagttgtttttgaacctgttaaattaattgtttcacTTTGGATCAGCTTCCACGCAGTTTAATTGGAAACTTAAGCTAGATAAGGAACCATGTTATGAGATTTTAAGATTGAATTGcttgattaaatttattgatattgtcaaaaaatcttcatactcttaatattttttaaaagcttttaCAAAAAGTAGTTCAGCTCGCAGCGGAGCCTGCAGGAATGTACTATTATAAAGCTCAAAGTTGCGGGGAAACATTGTTTCCCCACATCCATAGCATTATGatttacaatagtaatccacaattattattatttttacattttgaccccctttttcttaggtttttgaatttttttttactcggtctttatattatgtgtttattgagatttagagttgataatttattttaatttaccttttatatgtttatcgttgtattacaaaaatattttcatatcaggttcgtataaaaaaaatcttagcaaCGCAATatgatctatttaaaaaaaagtctagttaaacaaaaataatcttaaaaaaccaGGTTATCAAATTTTGTAAAGTTAATGGCTTGGTTTGCGAGATTGGCAGGGTAACCGTGGTTGCCTCGGTTAGCAGGTTTAGCgtgttacttttttttcatagcAGAAGTCGATTAtatgatcatttatttttatttttaccatatagttaaaaaaaaatagttttgaaaaaaaaatatgttattaaattttagaaagttcATGGGTTTTGTGAGTTCaacttttcttatctttttttcttttttatttttaaatctattttttcaatattatcctTCGATGttgggttgattaagaattgagtttcataatttgtctCGTTtcactttttatgaggttatcatagtcttaaaaaaaactctcaatatTGATTTAACGCTCGATTTTGcgatcatctatttttgttacaatgtgttaaaaaaattgttaatccCAATGGAGTCCATCACCTAGTTTGCGGGTTTGATGTGTTGACCCGGGTTACCCGATTTACGAGTTTGACGATTTTATTCATCAAACCTGATATGTTTTGTTCTTAGgttttggtcctttaattttttttatttgttttatttgtttcattgttctttaattttagaTTGGTTTAAAAATGAGattcatagtttattttttatagggttatcatgatctcaaatgaacttcttttttatgattgataCTCAATTTTgcaagcatttatttttatcataaaattaaatataaaaaataatttacaaaaataacaaagttattaaacctattgGAGTTTATGATCTAGGTTGTAGGGTGATCGAGGTCAATCCAATCGAGtataatcttaatattttaaaaaattatcatcttaaagtatttttaaaagttgtcATGTTTTTACTGAtctttcaagtaatttttttgaccgattaaattaattgattcactTAGAACCAGTTtcgatataatttaattgaaaactcaagttagacataaaaataaattataaaaattcaagataaaatcACTGGATGATATGTGATAATATTgtcaaaaaaaatctctatactcctcacattttttttttctttaaagaatcCAAACAGCGAATTTACTAGTTTAACATTTTATTGTTGTCATGGGGATGGGGCAACAAAATACAGAGGTGTGGAGAACTTGGTACATTAACAATCGATATGACGGGTAAGCAATGGGAACCAATGGCACTTCAGTGGAAGCTCAGGTTTTTCTTCCATCTAGTCAAGTTTAATTTATTCTCCATGACAATCACCTGAATGCTACATTGATCAGCCATCATGTATACACAAGCTTGGGTTACAGTTACCTGTCCTATTCCCCAACCAAATCtacagaggaaaaaaagagaggaaactCTTGGACAGAGTTACTTACGTTGAAAAACTCTCCCCCAAGAACAATGCAGATATTAACAGTTCAATTGGAACACAAACTTATCAATCAAGAGTTGAAGAGTCATCAGGACTATACATCATGTGCAGCAAAAATTCCCTGCGCTCCCCAGGCGGGCAACCAAAGAAAGCCCTTACCCTCCCAGAATTTGCAACAAGGAAAGTGTAGGCCTTGTACCGTAGATGTGTTTCAACTCCTATCTTCACCAATTCTGAGAAAACTTCTTGCTCGGAGTAAACACGGGGGCGTCCTCTCTCGGCAATGAGATTTCCCTCCCTAATTGCCCGTGCAACTTCTTTAATTGCATCCTTTATGCCTCTGAGCTCTCTCTCAACTGCATCAACACTTGAAGCCTTGCGCTTTTTGCCTTTCAATGATGTTGCAGAATGAGAACATCCTTGAGAATCTGCCTGGGAATTTGCTTCAACAGGAGTTGCTAGCTGACTTGTACCACCATTCATCTCGTTTGAGTCCTCAAGGTTAAGTGTAACTTCGTTTGGCAAGTTGAAACCATCAAGCAAGTAGGGACTTCCAGAGCCAACCCATTGGTCTGCTTTCTCCTTCGTGGTATTAGCACCGTTTGACTTGGTTCTATCTTTTGCAAAAAGCAGTGACAGCTCATCATAATGGGCAATTGGTGTAGTCATCCATTTTTTTGCATTAGGTTTTGCCTGATGTAAGGATAAAGCATTCTTGAAGCACCGATTCCACAAGTAATGGTGTGATTAAATGTTAGATGTAAGACAGGAGAGAAAATGTAAACAGACCTTTACAAAGG from Populus trichocarpa isolate Nisqually-1 chromosome 5, P.trichocarpa_v4.1, whole genome shotgun sequence includes these protein-coding regions:
- the LOC7485642 gene encoding pentatricopeptide repeat-containing protein At2g01860, with the translated sequence MSKAMDWKLTSISLHPILPTASNVLKSSSMILMAHSSTRICYRKIPKNIRYPRRSKLPPDFGVNLFLKKPQTDSVQDHSDDLTEEEEEEEIEVNNGEIVWESEEIEAISSLFRGRIPQKPGKLGRERPLPLPVPYKLRPLGLPAPKKHVNKQVSLSRASISSQIYKNPSFLIGLAKEIKRLSPDQDVSVVLDNCSRYLHKGSLSLTIRELGHLGLPERALQTFCWVQKQPRLFPDDRVLASTVEVLARNHDLKVPFNLEKFTNLASRRVIEAMVKGLIRGGSLKLAWKLISVAKDGKRMLDPSVYAKIILELGKNPDKHVLAEALLDELAEREDLNLSQQDCTAVMKVCIKLGKFEAVESLFNWFRQSGHEPSVVMYTTLIHSRYSESKYREALAVVWEMEGSDCLFDLTAYRVVIKLFVALNDLPRAVRYFSKLKEAGLSPTYDIYRNLITLYMVSGRLAKCKEVWKEAEMAGFKFSKEMAAGLLQLKRETRGSPALHLKAHEGQEKPLE
- the LOC7494704 gene encoding uncharacterized protein At2g29880, encoding MDDAFINALVRQQRLGNRVDRVFTTAAYDNMVRELRENIGMPFEKDHLKNRLKTLKNNFKECFDIFNGANGFVWSPENKVWVAKPETWKAFVKAKPNAKKWMTTPIAHYDELSLLFAKDRTKSNGANTTKEKADQWVGSGSPYLLDGFNLPNEVTLNLEDSNEMNGGTSQLATPVEANSQADSQGCSHSATSLKGKKRKASSVDAVERELRGIKDAIKEVARAIREGNLIAERGRPRVYSEQEVFSELVKIGVETHLRYKAYTFLVANSGRVRAFFGCPPGERREFLLHMMYSPDDSSTLD